The Candidatus Polarisedimenticolia bacterium genome includes the window TCTTGCGCTTGCGGTCCTTGTAGGCGGAAAGCAGCGATTTCTCCACCGCCAGCTTGGCGATGCGGTGCAGCCGCCCTTTCGCGCCATAGAAGCCTTTTGCCAGCTTCAGTATTTTCTTGCGCTTCGCTCTTCGCTTCGTGCCTCGTTTTACCCTCGGCATCGGGACTCTCCTTTGTCGTTGCCTGCGTCGTGGGGACGGCGCTCGGACGTCGTCCCTTGTTCTGCGTGCCGGGAGCCCGGCTCACCCATAAGGGAGCATCCTGCGAATCTTGGCGAGATCCGCAGGGCTCACGGCGATTTCCTGGTCCAGGTGGCGCTTCCGCTTGCGCGTCTTCTTGGTAAGGATGTGGCGCTTGTACGCCTGGGACCGCTTGGCCTTGCCGCCTGCGGTCATCCGGAAGCGCTTGGCGGCGCCCCGATGGGACTTCTGTTTGGGCATGACTCGACTCCGGCCGGGATTCTCCCGGCGAAAGGCGCCTCGGGGGCGCTCAGCGCTTGGGGGCCATCAGCATGTAGAGGAACGGCCCCTCCATGCGGGGCGGGCTCTCCACGATGGCCACCTCTTCCAGCTCCGTCCGGATCCGATCCAGGATCCGCTGGCCGATCTCGCGGTGCTGGTGCTCGCGGCCGCGGAACATGACGGAGACCTTGACCTTGTTCGACTTGCCGATGAACCGGGAGATGTTGTTCTTCTTGAACTGATAATCGTGCTCGTCGGTCTTGGGGCGGAACTTCACCTCCTTGACCACGATGACCTTCTGCTTCTTGCGGGATTCCTGGGCCTTCTTGTTCAGCTGATACCGGTATTTGCCGAAGTCCATGATGCGGCAGACCGGAGGATTGGCTTCGGGAGCCACCTCCACGAGGTCCAGCGATTCCTCCTGCGCCATCCTCAACGCGGTCTCGGGAGTCATGATCCCGAGCTGCGCCCCCGAGGAGCCGATTACCCGGACCTCCCGGGCCCTGATCTTTTCGTTGACCCGCGTCTTTCGAATGGACTCATTATCCATGCACACCCCGGAATGTGGGCCGGATCCTCCGGCCGGAGAGAGTGTTCCGTGTGCCGGGGAGCCTCATGGGGCGAGGGCCCGGGTCTTCACCAGCTGCTGCAGCTCCTCGATTAGCGGGGCCACCTCCTGGGAGCCGCGATCTCCCTGGTGACGAACCCGCACCGCGACGGTGCCCGCCGCGGCCTCCTTGTCGCCCACGATCAGCATGAAGGGGACCTTGAGCATCTCCGCGTCGCGGATCTTGGCACCGATCTTCTCGTTGCGATCGTCCAGCTCGGCCCGCAGCCCCGCTTCCACGAGACGGTCGCGGATTGTCTTGCCGTAATCGGCCACCCGGTCGGTGATCGGCAGCACCCTTGCCTGCACCGGCGCGAGCCAGAGAGGGAAGGCGCCCGCATAGTGCTCCACCAGTCCGCCGAAGAAGCGCTCCAGGGACCCCAGCACGGCGCGGTGAATCATCACCACCGGCACCTCCTTCGACTCGGAGTTGAGGTAGTGGATGTCCAGCCGTCCGGGCAGGTTGAAGTCGAACTGCACCGTCGGCCCCTGCCAGGAGCGCCCGAGGGCGTCGACCATGCGGATGTCGATCTTGGGACCGTAGAAGACCGCCTCGCCCGGCATCCTCCGGTAGGGGATGCCGCGCCGCTCCAGCGCCCAGATGAGCGCGCCTTCGGCCATCTCCCAGCCGGCATCGTCGCCGGCGTACTTCTCACGTCGCTCCGGATCGCGCAGCGACAGGTCCACCAGGAAGTCCTTGTAGCCGAAGGTGCGCAGCATGAACAGGCAGAGATCGACCGCCCCCAGGACCTCGGCCGGCGCCTGCTCCGCCGTGCAGAAGATGTGGGCATCGTCCTGCGTGAAGCCGCGCACCCGCATCATGCCGTGCAGCACCCCCGAGCGCTCGTAGCGGTAGACGGTGCCGAGCTCGGCCAGTCGAATCGGCAGGTCACGATACGAGTGCAGCCGGGACTTGTAGATGAGCGAGTGCCCCGGGCAGTTCATCGGCTTGAGGACGTACCCCTCCTCCTCGATGTCGAAGGTGTACATGTTCTCCTTATAAAAGGAGAAGTGCCCGGAGCGCTTCCAGAGGTTGTCGCGGGCGATGTGCGGCGTGGTGACCAGCTCGTAGCCCCGCCGGCGGTGCTCCTCCTTCCAGAACTCCTCGATCACCTGGCGCACCTGCGTGCCGCGGGGGTGCCAGAAGATCAGCCCGGGTCCGGCCTCCTCCTCCACGCTGAACAGGTCCAGCGCCGGGCCCAGCTTGCGGTGATCGCGCTTTTTCGCTTCCTCCAGGCGATGCAGGTGCTCCTGCAGCTGGGCGTCCTTGAAGAAGGCGGTGCCGTAGATGCGCTGCAGCATCGCGTTGTCTTCGCTTCCCTTCCAGTAGGCCCCGGCGATCGACAGGAGTTTGAAGGTGCGGATCCGACCGGTGGAGGGAAGGTGGGGGCCGCGGCAGAAATCCATCCAGTCCCCCTGCTGGTAGACGGAGACAGGATCGCCCCCCTTTTCCTCGATCAGCTCGACCTTGAGGTGCTCCCCCTTGCCGCCGAAGTAATCGAGAGCCTCGCGGCGCGG containing:
- the infC gene encoding translation initiation factor IF-3; the encoded protein is MDNESIRKTRVNEKIRAREVRVIGSSGAQLGIMTPETALRMAQEESLDLVEVAPEANPPVCRIMDFGKYRYQLNKKAQESRKKQKVIVVKEVKFRPKTDEHDYQFKKNNISRFIGKSNKVKVSVMFRGREHQHREIGQRILDRIRTELEEVAIVESPPRMEGPFLYMLMAPKR
- the thrS gene encoding threonine--tRNA ligase, whose product is MDQIKVSLPDGTLKQFTRGVSAMDVARAVGPRLAKEALVARVDGRLVDLTTPLEGDASVVILTESQPESLEVYRHSTAHLLAQAVQELFPDARVGIGPVIEDGFYYDFEKEKPFTPEDLEAIEKKMREIAQRDLPIRRREIPRREALDYFGGKGEHLKVELIEEKGGDPVSVYQQGDWMDFCRGPHLPSTGRIRTFKLLSIAGAYWKGSEDNAMLQRIYGTAFFKDAQLQEHLHRLEEAKKRDHRKLGPALDLFSVEEEAGPGLIFWHPRGTQVRQVIEEFWKEEHRRRGYELVTTPHIARDNLWKRSGHFSFYKENMYTFDIEEEGYVLKPMNCPGHSLIYKSRLHSYRDLPIRLAELGTVYRYERSGVLHGMMRVRGFTQDDAHIFCTAEQAPAEVLGAVDLCLFMLRTFGYKDFLVDLSLRDPERREKYAGDDAGWEMAEGALIWALERRGIPYRRMPGEAVFYGPKIDIRMVDALGRSWQGPTVQFDFNLPGRLDIHYLNSESKEVPVVMIHRAVLGSLERFFGGLVEHYAGAFPLWLAPVQARVLPITDRVADYGKTIRDRLVEAGLRAELDDRNEKIGAKIRDAEMLKVPFMLIVGDKEAAAGTVAVRVRHQGDRGSQEVAPLIEELQQLVKTRALAP
- the rpmI gene encoding 50S ribosomal protein L35 translates to MPKQKSHRGAAKRFRMTAGGKAKRSQAYKRHILTKKTRKRKRHLDQEIAVSPADLAKIRRMLPYG